Proteins encoded together in one Carya illinoinensis cultivar Pawnee chromosome 3, C.illinoinensisPawnee_v1, whole genome shotgun sequence window:
- the LOC122304294 gene encoding stress-response A/B barrel domain-containing protein UP3, with the protein MSSSQTGLVEHVVLFKVKENTDPSKVNAMVTELNSLASIDEVLHLSAGPVFRNRSSSLNFTHALHSRYKTKEDLEAYVANPSHVGVVKESVLPIIEDAMAVDWIVNGGYEDDLVAPPPGSAIRLSFLKLKESLGDEVKSEILGVIKGLKGDFPEIKQITCGENFSPARAKGYSLASFAVFPGVSEMDAVDAKEELVNSRKEKIKEYLESVFVVDYVIPAPASL; encoded by the coding sequence ATGTCCTCTTCCCAGACCGGCCTCGTCGAGCACGTCGTTCTCTTCAAAGTGAAAGAGAACACTGACCCGTCCAAGGTCAACGCCATGGTCACTGAGCTCAACAGCCTGGCCTCCATCGACGAAGTCCTCCACCTCTCCGCCGGTCCCGTCTTCCGTAACCGGTCCTCCTCACTCAACTTCACCCACGCTCTCCACAGCCGCTACAAAACCAAGGAAGATCTCGAGGCCTACGTGGCCAACCCTAGCCACGTTGGGGTGGTCAAGGAGTCGGTCCTCCCGATTATTGAAGACGCCATGGCCGTCGATTGGATCGTCAACGGTGGTTACGAAGATGATCTCGTGGCTCCACCGCCGGGATCGGCCATTCGGCTCAGTTTCTTGAAGCTCAAGGAGAGCCTAGGCGACGAGGTAAAATCTGAGATTCTTGGTGTCATTAAGGGGCTTAAGGGTGATTTCCCAGAGATCAAGCAGATTACTTGTGGGGAAAACTTCTCGCCGGCGAGAGCCAAGGGATACTCGCTAGCTTCGTTCGCTGTTTTTCCGGGAGTGAGCGAAATGGACGCGGTGGATGCGAAGGAAGAGTTGGTGAATTCTCGGAAGGAGAAGATTAAGGAATACCTGGAGAGTGTGTTCGTCGTTGACTATGTGATCCCAGCACCCGCGAGTCTTTGA
- the LOC122305676 gene encoding uncharacterized protein LOC122305676, whose amino-acid sequence MTLRMVRSRGGHSRNTGRGYQIGVAGGPESEVPYALPTRRLYGRNSSVSMASSDTDEDLRQSPSVVRKSDGEEPGSHDEATSHESYTRLKQLSQNKKNRDTALKPACIRIKVLSKAHPRERKGRMQRERERS is encoded by the exons ATGACATTGAGGATGGTACGTAGCCGTGGAGGACATAGCAGAAACACTGGAAGAGGATATCAAATAGGAGTAGCAGGGGGTCCAGAGAGTGAAGTTCCATATGCATTGCCTACAAGACGCTTATATGGTCGAAATAGTTCGGTTTCAATGGCATCATCAGATACGGATGAAGACCTGAGGCAGTCTCCGTCTGTTGTAAGGAAGAGTGATGGTGAGGAGCCTGGAAGTCATGATGAGGCAACGTCACACGAGAGTTACACGAGATTG AAACAACTGAGCCAGAATAAAAAGAATCGAGACACCGCGCTCAAACCTGCATGTATCAGAATCAAAGTCCTTTCTAAGGCTCATCCAAGAGAACGTAAGGGTCGCATGCAG CGTGAAAGAGAGAGATCGTAG